The proteins below come from a single Jaculus jaculus isolate mJacJac1 chromosome X, mJacJac1.mat.Y.cur, whole genome shotgun sequence genomic window:
- the LOC123456693 gene encoding pyrin domain-containing protein 3-like produces the protein MPSHQSGFLTGSFGLSGPPALSLKRKSRPCRRPRRLPVTPIHQTKITASAPTPASAEEMEESTLTTAFVHFQLSPQQQQRVPRSAATRSGVMPSWGQLKALAEGAHSLVAAAHLPPSAPNLFVAMLSLLAAESSSDNSATRSQH, from the exons atgcCGAGTCACCAATCTGGATTCCTGACAGGCTCATTCGgcctttcagggcctccagctctgagTCTGAAAAGAAAGAGCAGACCGTGCCGCCGTCCACGGCGCCTTCCTGTGACACCAATTCATCAAACTAAAATCACGGCATCGGCTCCGACTCCAGCTTCCGCAGAGGAGATGGAAGAAAGTACTTTGACTACAGCTTTCGTCCACTTTCAGCTTTCACCTCAACAGCAACAGCGTGTTCCTAGATCAGCAGCAACTCGCAGCGGTGTGATGCCATCCTGGGGACAACTCAAGGCGCTGGCTGAAGGAGCTCACTCCTTGGTGGCTGCAGCTCATCTACCGCCCTCGGCGCCGAATCTGTTTGTTGCTATGCTTTCACTTTTGGCTGCTGAG tCATCTTCAGACAACTCTGCCACTCGCTCTCAGCATTAA